From the genome of Arvicola amphibius chromosome 9, mArvAmp1.2, whole genome shotgun sequence, one region includes:
- the Acvrl1 gene encoding serine/threonine-protein kinase receptor R3 isoform X1, with translation MTSEIPRKGLLMLLVALGLTKGGVVKASRDRLVNCTCDSPHCKKPTCQGAWCTVVLVREQGGQPQVSRGCGNMNQELCLGRPTEFFNHHCCYRSFCNHNVSLVLEATQTPSEEPGNTYLPLILGPVLALLVLVALGALGLWHVRRKQEKQQGLHSDLGESSLILKASEQGDSMLGDFLDSDCTTGSGSGLPFLVQRTVARQVALVECVGKGRYGEVWRGSWHGESVAVKIFSSRDEQSWFRETEIYNTVLLRHDNILGFIASDMTSRNSSTQLWLITHYHEHGSLYDFLQRQTLEPQLALRLAVSAACGLAHLHVEIFGTQGKPAIAHRDLKSRNVLVKSNLQCCIADLGLAVMHSQGSDYLDIGNNPRVGTKRYMAPEVLDEQIRTDCFESYKWTDVWAFGLVLWEIARRTIINGIVEDYRPPFYDMVPNDPSFEDMKKVVCVDQQTPTIPNRLAADPVLSGLAQMMRECWYPNPSARLTALRIKKTLQKLSHNPEKPKVIH, from the exons ATGACCTCAGAGATCCCCAGAAAGGGCCTTCTGATGCTGCTGGTGGCCTTGGGCCTAACCAAGG GAGGTGTGGTAAAGGCCTCCAGGGATCGGCTGGTGAACTGCACTTGTGACAGCCCACACTGCAAGAAACCAACCTGCCAGGGGGCATGGTGCACAGTGGTGCTGGTTCGCGAACAGGGCGGGCAACCCCAGGTCTCTCGGGGCTGCGGGAACATGAACCAGGAACTCTGTTTGGGACGCCCCACAGAGTTTTTCAATCACCACTGTTGCTATCGATCCTTCTGCAACCACAATGTGTCCTTGGTGCTGGAGG CCACCCAAACTCCTTCGGAGGAGCCAGGAAATACCTACCTGCCTCTGATCTTGGGTCCCGTGCTGGCCTTGCTAGTCCTGGTGGCCTTGGGTGCTCTGGGCTTGTGGCATGTCCGGCGAAAGCAGGAGAAGCAGCAGGGTCTGCACAGTGACCTGGGCGAGTCCAGCCTCATCCTGAAGGCGTCCGAACAGGGAGACAGCATGTTGGGG GACTTCCTGGACAGCGACTGCACCACGGGCAGTGGCTCGGGACTCCCCTTCCTGGTGCAGAGGACAGTAGCCCGGCAGGTCGCACTGGTGGAGTGTGTGG GAAAGGGCCGATATGGCGAGGTGTGGCGGGGTTCATGGCACGGCGAGAGTGTGGCGGTCAAGATTTTCTCCTCACGGGATGAACAGTCCTGGTTCCGGGAGACGGAGATCTACAACACAGTTCTGCTTAGGCACGACAACATCCTAG GCTTCATCGCCTCTGACATGACCTCACGTAACTCGAGCACGCAGCTGTGGCTCATCACCCACTACCACGAGCACGGCTCCCTCTACGACTTTCTGCAGAGGCAGACTCTGGAGCCCCAGTTGGCGCTGAGGCTAGCCGTGTCCGCGGCCTGCGGCCTGGCACACCTGCACGTAGAGATCTTTGGCACTCAAGGCAAACCAGCCATCGCCCATCGTGACCTCAAGAGCCGCAATGTGCTGGTCAAGAGCAACTTGCAGTGTTGTATCGCAGACCTGG GACTGGCTGTGATGCACTCCCAGGGTAGTGACTACCTGGACATTGGCAACAACCCCCGAGTGGGGACCAAGAGGTACATGGCACCTGAGGTGCTGGATGAACAGATCCGAACGGACTGCTTTGAGTCATACAAGTGGACGGACGTTTGGGCCTTCGGCCTAGTGCTGTGGGAGATTGCCCGGAGGACCATCATCAATG GCATTGTGGAGGATTACAGGCCACCCTTCTATGACATGGTACCTAATGACCCCAGCTTTGAAGACATGAAAAAGGTGGTGTGTGTTGACCAGCAGACCCCCACCATTCCTAACCGGCTGGCTGCAGATCCG GTCCTCTCCGGACTGGCCCAGATGATGCGGGAGTGCTGGTACCCCAACCCCTCTGCTCGCCTCACTGCCCTACGCATCAAGAAGACTTTACAGAAGCTCAGCCACAACCCAGAGAAGCCCAAAGTGATTCACTAG
- the Acvrl1 gene encoding serine/threonine-protein kinase receptor R3 isoform X2: MTSEIPRKGLLMLLVALGLTKGGVVKASRDRLVNCTCDSPHCKKPTCQGAWCTVVLVREQGGQPQVSRGCGNMNQELCLGRPTEFFNHHCCYRSFCNHNVSLVLEATQTPSEEPGNTYLPLILGPVLALLVLVALGALGLWHVRRKQEKQQGLHSDLGESSLILKASEQGDSMLGDFLDSDCTTGSGSGLPFLVQRTVARQVALVECVGFIASDMTSRNSSTQLWLITHYHEHGSLYDFLQRQTLEPQLALRLAVSAACGLAHLHVEIFGTQGKPAIAHRDLKSRNVLVKSNLQCCIADLGLAVMHSQGSDYLDIGNNPRVGTKRYMAPEVLDEQIRTDCFESYKWTDVWAFGLVLWEIARRTIINGIVEDYRPPFYDMVPNDPSFEDMKKVVCVDQQTPTIPNRLAADPVLSGLAQMMRECWYPNPSARLTALRIKKTLQKLSHNPEKPKVIH, translated from the exons ATGACCTCAGAGATCCCCAGAAAGGGCCTTCTGATGCTGCTGGTGGCCTTGGGCCTAACCAAGG GAGGTGTGGTAAAGGCCTCCAGGGATCGGCTGGTGAACTGCACTTGTGACAGCCCACACTGCAAGAAACCAACCTGCCAGGGGGCATGGTGCACAGTGGTGCTGGTTCGCGAACAGGGCGGGCAACCCCAGGTCTCTCGGGGCTGCGGGAACATGAACCAGGAACTCTGTTTGGGACGCCCCACAGAGTTTTTCAATCACCACTGTTGCTATCGATCCTTCTGCAACCACAATGTGTCCTTGGTGCTGGAGG CCACCCAAACTCCTTCGGAGGAGCCAGGAAATACCTACCTGCCTCTGATCTTGGGTCCCGTGCTGGCCTTGCTAGTCCTGGTGGCCTTGGGTGCTCTGGGCTTGTGGCATGTCCGGCGAAAGCAGGAGAAGCAGCAGGGTCTGCACAGTGACCTGGGCGAGTCCAGCCTCATCCTGAAGGCGTCCGAACAGGGAGACAGCATGTTGGGG GACTTCCTGGACAGCGACTGCACCACGGGCAGTGGCTCGGGACTCCCCTTCCTGGTGCAGAGGACAGTAGCCCGGCAGGTCGCACTGGTGGAGTGTGTGG GCTTCATCGCCTCTGACATGACCTCACGTAACTCGAGCACGCAGCTGTGGCTCATCACCCACTACCACGAGCACGGCTCCCTCTACGACTTTCTGCAGAGGCAGACTCTGGAGCCCCAGTTGGCGCTGAGGCTAGCCGTGTCCGCGGCCTGCGGCCTGGCACACCTGCACGTAGAGATCTTTGGCACTCAAGGCAAACCAGCCATCGCCCATCGTGACCTCAAGAGCCGCAATGTGCTGGTCAAGAGCAACTTGCAGTGTTGTATCGCAGACCTGG GACTGGCTGTGATGCACTCCCAGGGTAGTGACTACCTGGACATTGGCAACAACCCCCGAGTGGGGACCAAGAGGTACATGGCACCTGAGGTGCTGGATGAACAGATCCGAACGGACTGCTTTGAGTCATACAAGTGGACGGACGTTTGGGCCTTCGGCCTAGTGCTGTGGGAGATTGCCCGGAGGACCATCATCAATG GCATTGTGGAGGATTACAGGCCACCCTTCTATGACATGGTACCTAATGACCCCAGCTTTGAAGACATGAAAAAGGTGGTGTGTGTTGACCAGCAGACCCCCACCATTCCTAACCGGCTGGCTGCAGATCCG GTCCTCTCCGGACTGGCCCAGATGATGCGGGAGTGCTGGTACCCCAACCCCTCTGCTCGCCTCACTGCCCTACGCATCAAGAAGACTTTACAGAAGCTCAGCCACAACCCAGAGAAGCCCAAAGTGATTCACTAG